A stretch of Sphingomonas sp. JUb134 DNA encodes these proteins:
- the scpB gene encoding SMC-Scp complex subunit ScpB has translation MSTAPDELVRAVEAVLFAADSPMSVAAIRAYVGEGADVPRALDQLVADYAGRGIAPVRRGDRWHFETAPDLARFLRRDREEPRRLSRAGIETLAIIAYHEPVTRAEIEAIRGVQVAKGTIDVLMEAGWVRPAGRREVPGRPLTYATTPEFLTHFGLRTRRDLPGMDDLRAAGLLDPIDVALAGELESGDESD, from the coding sequence GTGAGCACCGCGCCCGACGAACTGGTGCGCGCGGTGGAGGCGGTGCTGTTCGCGGCCGACTCGCCGATGAGCGTCGCCGCGATCCGCGCCTATGTGGGGGAGGGGGCGGACGTTCCGCGTGCGCTCGACCAGCTCGTCGCCGACTATGCCGGCCGCGGGATCGCCCCCGTCCGCCGCGGCGACCGCTGGCATTTCGAGACCGCGCCCGATCTCGCCCGGTTCCTGCGCCGCGATCGCGAGGAGCCGCGCCGCCTGTCGCGCGCCGGCATCGAGACGCTGGCGATCATCGCCTATCACGAGCCGGTCACCCGCGCCGAGATCGAGGCGATTCGCGGCGTGCAGGTGGCAAAGGGCACCATCGACGTGCTGATGGAGGCCGGTTGGGTGCGTCCCGCCGGCCGTCGCGAAGTGCCGGGCCGGCCGCTCACCTACGCCACCACGCCCGAATTCCTGACCCACTTCGGCCTTCGCACGCGCCGCGATCTGCCCGGAATGGACGACCTGCGCGCCGCCGGCCTGCTCGATCCGATCGACGTTGCCCTTGCGGGCGAGCTAGAAAGCGGCGACGAGAGCGACTAA
- a CDS encoding segregation and condensation protein A, with product METDDTLTVEVEGWEGPLDLLLALARTQKVDLREISILKLVEQYLAYVEQARALKLELAADYLVMAAWLAFLKSALLLPRDPEAQPDPEELALRLQLRLERLNAMREAGARLLARDRIGRDVFPRGAPEGLRVLRQTIWQAEIYDLVAAYGRVSARTRPVLHIVQHRPVMTLETAIERVSAMLGTHLDWTVLERFLPEDADAAFRRSALASSFLAALELARQGKVELDQSAPFAPLRIRAIR from the coding sequence ATGGAAACGGACGACACGCTGACGGTGGAGGTGGAGGGCTGGGAAGGCCCGCTCGACCTGCTGTTGGCGCTCGCCCGCACGCAGAAGGTCGACCTGCGCGAAATCTCGATCCTGAAGCTCGTCGAGCAGTATCTCGCCTATGTCGAGCAGGCGCGCGCGTTGAAGCTGGAGCTCGCCGCCGACTATCTGGTGATGGCCGCCTGGCTCGCCTTCCTCAAATCCGCGCTGTTGCTACCCCGCGACCCGGAGGCGCAGCCCGACCCGGAAGAATTGGCGCTCCGCCTACAACTCCGCCTCGAGCGGCTGAACGCGATGCGCGAGGCCGGCGCCCGCCTGCTCGCGCGCGACCGCATCGGCCGCGACGTCTTCCCCCGCGGCGCGCCCGAGGGGCTGCGCGTCCTGCGCCAGACGATCTGGCAGGCGGAGATCTACGACCTGGTCGCCGCCTACGGCCGCGTGAGCGCGCGGACCCGCCCGGTGCTCCACATCGTCCAGCATCGCCCGGTGATGACGCTGGAGACCGCGATCGAGCGGGTGTCGGCGATGCTCGGCACCCATCTCGACTGGACGGTGCTCGAACGCTTCCTGCCCGAGGATGCCGACGCCGCCTTCCGCCGCTCGGCGCTCGCCTCCAGCTTCCTCGCGGCGCTCGAACTCGCGCGCCAAGGCAAGGTAGAGCTCGACCAGTCCGCGCCCTTCGCGCCGCTTCGCATCCGGGCGATCCGGTGA
- the tatC gene encoding twin-arginine translocase subunit TatC: protein MRDIDDSQAPLLDHLIELRQRLIYSLIAIAIAFGACFYFSEQIFAFLVQPLLAAGQKRIIFTQIFEGFFVQVKVAFFAAMMLSFPVIANQLWQFVAPGLYRSEKKALFPFLLATPVLFLMGAALAYYVTIPVALHFLLGYQGNLGGVQQEALPSVANYLSFVMQFLFAFGLAFLLPVLLMLLELAGIVTRQQLVSARRYAIVAAFALSAVLTPPDVWSQMLLAIPLVLLYEVALIGIWFTERKRARNAPPEEEDEAKA from the coding sequence GTGAGGGACATCGACGACAGCCAGGCACCGCTGCTCGACCATCTGATCGAGCTTCGCCAGCGCCTGATCTACTCACTGATCGCGATTGCGATCGCGTTCGGCGCCTGCTTCTATTTCTCCGAACAGATCTTTGCCTTCCTGGTCCAGCCGCTGCTCGCGGCCGGGCAGAAGCGGATCATCTTCACCCAGATCTTCGAAGGCTTCTTCGTCCAGGTGAAGGTCGCCTTCTTCGCGGCGATGATGCTGTCCTTCCCGGTGATCGCGAACCAGCTGTGGCAGTTCGTGGCCCCCGGCCTCTACCGGTCGGAAAAGAAGGCGCTGTTCCCCTTCCTGCTCGCGACGCCGGTCCTGTTCCTGATGGGCGCGGCGCTCGCCTATTACGTCACCATCCCGGTCGCCCTGCACTTCCTGCTCGGCTACCAGGGCAATCTCGGCGGCGTGCAGCAGGAGGCGCTGCCCTCGGTCGCCAACTACCTGTCGTTCGTGATGCAGTTCCTGTTCGCGTTTGGCTTGGCCTTCCTGTTGCCCGTGCTGCTGATGCTGCTGGAACTCGCCGGCATCGTCACCCGCCAGCAGCTGGTGAGCGCGCGCCGCTATGCGATCGTGGCTGCCTTTGCGCTTTCGGCGGTGCTGACGCCGCCGGACGTCTGGTCGCAGATGCTCCTCGCGATCCCACTGGTGCTGCTCTACGAGGTCGCGCTGATCGGCATCTGGTTCACCGAACGCAAGCGCGCCCGCAACGCCCCGCCCGAGGAAGAGGACGAGGCAAAGGCCTGA
- a CDS encoding twin-arginine translocase TatA/TatE family subunit, which produces MGGLSIWHWLIVGIIVLLLFGKGRFSDMMGDVAKGLKSFKKGMAEEDDDLPPARPTRLEQRTDANRGYDAEVAPPREPVRDPVVDPVRDADRTRDDR; this is translated from the coding sequence ATGGGCGGTCTTAGCATCTGGCATTGGCTGATCGTCGGGATCATCGTGCTCCTGCTGTTCGGCAAGGGCCGCTTTTCCGACATGATGGGCGATGTCGCCAAGGGACTGAAGAGCTTCAAGAAGGGCATGGCCGAGGAAGACGACGATCTGCCGCCCGCCCGTCCGACCCGTCTGGAGCAGCGCACCGACGCGAACCGCGGCTATGATGCCGAGGTCGCGCCCCCGCGTGAGCCGGTCCGCGATCCGGTAGTGGATCCGGTGCGCGACGCCGACCGCACCCGCGACGACCGCTGA
- the tatB gene encoding Sec-independent protein translocase protein TatB, which produces MFDIAPTELMLVAVVALLVIGPKDLPKAMRFVGHWVGKARGVARQFRSGFDAMVREAELAEMEKKWAEENARILREHPALPAADTASPAAPETGAADTAPFPTDVQDAPVMVEKPHVEPAGEDDRPAQSPALDGKAPS; this is translated from the coding sequence ATGTTCGATATCGCTCCGACCGAGCTGATGCTGGTGGCCGTGGTTGCGCTGCTGGTGATCGGCCCGAAGGACCTGCCAAAGGCAATGCGCTTCGTCGGCCACTGGGTCGGCAAGGCACGCGGCGTCGCGCGCCAGTTCCGCTCCGGCTTCGACGCCATGGTGCGCGAGGCGGAACTGGCCGAGATGGAAAAGAAGTGGGCGGAGGAAAACGCCCGCATCCTGCGTGAGCATCCCGCGCTCCCGGCTGCGGACACCGCCAGCCCCGCCGCCCCTGAAACGGGCGCAGCGGACACGGCGCCGTTCCCCACCGACGTGCAGGACGCGCCCGTCATGGTCGAAAAGCCGCATGTCGAGCCCGCGGGCGAGGACGATCGCCCGGCTCAGTCGCCGGCGCTGGATGGAAAGGCGCCGTCGTGA
- a CDS encoding serine hydrolase has protein sequence MGVALATGTPLAAQEAPAPAPEAQAVTASPELRQRAEALAAAITGNIPYDRYFAPSFRAAIPEAAFRQVRDQLTGGLGKPTRLEALVVRTPHVADFRLGFERGTAVGQIVVDPAAPHLVTGLRITGSEPREASEASIQAVVEAIRALPGATGFALARLEDGGPVPLAAHDPAMPLAIGSTFKLVILAELVRATRAGKRGWDDMVTLDGNPLPGGGYTGKPAGTRVSLRELATQMISVSDNSATDILLRALGRDKVEAMLPVIGIHDARGRNVPFLGTLEAFKLKGVEGGALGRQWEAADVAGRRALLDGAVAQAPVSAIPPSLFQDGKPIRIATVEWFASADDLLRVMDWLRRNTEGPAGAEARAVLSKNPGIAPAHAARWGWVGYKGGSEPGVINMTLLMRAKSGGWVAMAGSWNNPQAAIDEARFVGLINKAAALAAP, from the coding sequence TTGGGAGTCGCACTTGCGACCGGGACACCGCTCGCCGCGCAGGAAGCGCCCGCTCCTGCCCCTGAGGCGCAGGCGGTGACCGCATCGCCCGAGTTGCGCCAGCGGGCGGAGGCGCTGGCGGCGGCGATCACGGGGAACATCCCCTATGACCGCTATTTCGCGCCGAGCTTCCGCGCAGCGATCCCGGAGGCGGCATTCCGGCAGGTACGCGACCAGCTGACGGGGGGCCTCGGCAAGCCCACCCGGCTCGAAGCGTTGGTGGTGCGCACGCCCCATGTCGCCGACTTCCGCCTCGGCTTCGAGCGCGGGACTGCGGTCGGGCAGATCGTGGTCGATCCCGCCGCTCCGCACCTGGTGACCGGTCTCCGGATCACGGGCAGCGAACCACGCGAGGCGTCGGAGGCGAGCATCCAGGCGGTGGTGGAGGCGATCCGTGCCCTGCCGGGTGCCACCGGCTTTGCGCTCGCGCGGCTGGAGGATGGCGGCCCCGTGCCTCTGGCGGCGCACGATCCAGCCATGCCGCTGGCGATCGGCTCCACGTTCAAGCTGGTGATCCTGGCGGAGCTGGTGCGCGCCACGCGGGCGGGCAAGCGCGGGTGGGACGACATGGTGACGCTGGATGGCAACCCGCTTCCGGGCGGAGGCTATACGGGCAAGCCTGCAGGCACGCGCGTCTCGCTGCGCGAGCTGGCGACGCAGATGATCTCCGTCAGCGACAATTCCGCCACCGACATCCTGCTGCGCGCGCTGGGGCGCGACAAGGTGGAGGCGATGCTGCCGGTGATCGGCATCCACGATGCACGCGGGCGGAATGTGCCGTTCCTCGGTACGTTGGAGGCGTTCAAGCTCAAGGGCGTGGAAGGCGGTGCACTCGGGCGGCAGTGGGAGGCGGCGGACGTCGCCGGCCGCCGGGCGCTGCTGGACGGGGCGGTCGCGCAAGCACCTGTGTCGGCGATCCCGCCCTCGCTGTTCCAGGATGGCAAGCCGATCCGGATCGCGACGGTCGAGTGGTTCGCCTCGGCCGACGACCTGCTGCGGGTGATGGACTGGCTGCGACGCAATACCGAAGGGCCGGCGGGAGCGGAAGCGCGCGCGGTGCTGTCGAAGAACCCGGGCATTGCTCCGGCGCACGCCGCCCGCTGGGGCTGGGTGGGCTACAAGGGCGGATCGGAGCCCGGGGTCATCAACATGACCCTGCTGATGCGGGCCAAGTCCGGCGGCTGGGTGGCCATGGCCGGGAGCTGGAACAACCCGCAGGCGGCGATCGATGAGGCGCGCTTCGTCGGGTTGATCAACAAGGCGGCGGCGCTGGCTGCGCCGTAG